From the genome of Rhinoderma darwinii isolate aRhiDar2 chromosome 1, aRhiDar2.hap1, whole genome shotgun sequence:
gaaattagaatctccattgaagtcaatggagaaattccgccatgagtccgccactgctccgcaacagacagagcatgctgcggacaccaaattccgctccgcagcctatgctccgcagcggaattttacgcctcgtctaaacgaacactgctaaattaaagtgtaagtcaatggacaaacggctccgctgcggattaacgctgcggagtgtccgcagcggaatttaagtgaaattccgccacgtgtgaacccagccctagaGTGAGTAAAGATCTGACTACACTGGTATGTTATGTGCACTGCGTGTTTCAGCACTGGCTGTCAGTCTCTGAGCATTGTATCTGCTGTTCTGTGTACACTGATAGTTGCAATGTTTCTGTTAGTAAATAGACATTGTATCAATTCCTTGGTTCTATGCTATGCACTGTTTGTGTCAATGTTGGCTAGCTAGTTCATAGAAATGTAAGGTTATTTAAATGCTCGTATTTACTGAAAAAATCAGCACTTGCTGCTAGTTGATATACTCAAGATTGAATTACTGTTGGAGTATCGTGCTGGATTTTATAAAGTGTCTATTTTACAATTGTTATGTTAATATAACAGTCCACATTTGTTTGTTATGCCACGCTGGTCATTTCTACCAGATATAGCAGTGATGCGGTAacctgtgtgaatgagcactacaGGGAGTGCTCTAATTCTTAGTTGCTCAATGTCAGTTCCCACCATGcgtttgtgagaagctgtgagtagcAAAACTCTaaatgacggcactttataaTGTTAGAATGAATGAAAAGCTTTGTGTTCCACTTTTGCAAGTGACATGCACCTACGATCCTCGTATTAGGGAAGAGCAGCAATGCAGTGATCTAGCTAGGTAGCCTTTACGTAGGTGAACTTAGTGAGTGCTATAAAATTAATTAGAAATGCACTTGCTGATGTGCTCTATTTGTTATCTGCTCTCTGTTTATTATCACCGTGTTCACGGAGAGGCAGTGAATAGCAGCACAATGTTAAATTAGCTGGCCTCTATACGTCAGCTGGCTTAGGTAGTGCTGTCAGGGATTTTACCCTGCAGCGTCTTTCAGGATACTCGCACCACTCTCCTTTTGCTTTTGCTTTTAAGTCGTTGCCGACTATTGATTGATATTTGTAGGTAGCATTCGATTAAGCTAGGACCTTCAACATTGAATTAGTTAATATGtctggacacccgacgcgcgtttcgccggcattccggcttcctcttggggtgtaAGCCGCCGGTTCTGGAGCCCTTATATATCAGAAATGCTGAGTGACAGCTAAGGGGGCCAATAGGATTGTTTTGATTGTAACAATGTGTAAGTGACAGGTAGATCAATTCAGAAGTCTGTCACAAGGCTCAATATTATATCTTGACAGAAAAATCAATTTTGAATGATATTTTATCTAGATATTGATTATTATTCTTAGTTTCCTATATTTATTAAAGTTATGAGTTGCTAATATATATATGGATGGCAGTTATATTTCAAATTACTTTATATCaagtttttacatatatatatatatatatatatatatatatatatatatatatatatataaacatctaGTTTAATCAGATATGCCAAGGGTGAATTCTTTAGTGTTATAGAGGTTGCTATGCTCAAATATTAGATGTTTGTTTTAATGTCCATATTTTTATCATCTGATTCTTGTTCTTTCATATATATAGGGAAAGAGAAAGGGGGATACAGAACGCCCATCGTGACGAACTCCCACAGCATCTTTCTCATGTATTTGTTTAATCTTTATACAGATATAGTTGGTAAACTTTCTGACCATAAAGCTGATCATATACAAAAGATAAAAGTTGTCCAATGGCGTTTTGCGTATGGGGTCCTTAAAACTCTCCTCAGACAGGAAATATTGAAGAGGAAAGAGGGAGCGGGCATTTTGGCTGCTGGAGCCTTCGAACGACCGTTATTTCAGGTGTATAGCCAGCTAAAGAGATTGTACAAGCAATTCCTTTTAGCTGCATGGTATGAAAGTACTTTCGACGGGATGTTAAATAATGTCAAATTCCTTTATAGGATCGGCTTAGCTATTGCACGACGACTTGCTCAGGATGGAGCACGAGTTCTTCTCAGTAGCCGAAAGCAACAAAATGTGGACAAGGCTGTTCAAGAACTCAAAAAGGAAGGTCTGAATGTAGAAGGGACCGTGTGCCATGTGGGCAAGAATGAAGACCGAGTAAAACTAGTGAATACCGTAAGTACGTAATGCAGGTACTCTAATTCTGGAACAATAGGCCATTTTCTGAGGGATTTTACTTGTAAGACCACTAGGATCATTTAAAATACAAATATCCCAgggatttatgaaaaaaaagttatttttatatAGTAAGGATAAAAAAAGACTAAGGTCTAAGTATGAGATGATCATTTGACAGCTCTCTGTTTTAGccattgatatatttatacatatgaaTTAAGTCACCGCTAAGCAGTCTTTTCTCCAAATTAACAGGCTTCTTTTTGATCTTTCTTGGTACTGTAGTTATAATTACATTAGTCACCAACCTCTGAATATACTCAATTATAAACACGTGCCCACAACTGTAAACCGTATTCTGAAAAGTGATTTTATATAAGGGTAATACTATGTTCTCTTTTGATGCTTCCATTATCACATTTGCCTTggtagcagctgcctggcactgaatTCTAAAGTTGATTTTGCAATTCACTAATAACGCCAAGTCCTGTTTATAACCTAACATTTATCTACGTTTACTGTAACTTTTTTGTTGCCTTCTGGTAGAAAAGTAACAACGTAGTGTATTAAAATGTTGGTTATCCAATGTTATGTCTACCACCTGTTGGTTACGCCTAATGCCTTTTCTTAtgtcaaatatttttttgtagGCTGTGCAGAAATTTGGGGGAGTGGATATTCTTGTTTCTAATGCTGCTGTAAACCCATTTTTTGGGAACATTTTGGACTCTACAGATGAAGTGTGGGAAAAGGTAATACTTGTTAAAATAACACTTATTATATTGCAACTCCATCCCTTcttataatgtattgtaatgAATTACTGGTATACACTGTTTAAATTTCCTAGTGGTCATTCATACAGCCATTATATGGGGGTCAGTGCCAAGTCTATTTGCCTGGCAGAGGAATGGAAAATATAATCTTCATAACCAGCCCAGTGATTGCAAGAGCCCTAATAAATGATCTGGCTTATGGGCTTGGGCTACTCAGCGACCTTTTGTTGTGGTAAAATCATAGGATGACTGCAAACTCAATATTTCCTTATGGTGAATAAGAGGAACATTTAGGATGCATCGTGGTAATCTTATAATTTTACAGCGACGTACATGTGACCAAATGTTGTGGTTTCCTTAATTTTGACAGGATAGCGCTGCATGCGGTCAAATCTTCAACAGCAGTATGAACGAGCCTTAGAAAAAAAGGGTCTTGTATTGCAGTTCGGCCGCATTAacttgcaatatcagacacagcccatgcgcaagattgttttttttttttttttaaaaagagcatTTCCTTAATCCCAGTGAATTTATTAAATGTGTATTCATTTTCAGTGGTCACACTACTTTTTTTGGTAAAAGTTATGCTTTATCTTCTGTATTTTAGTTGCATAATTCTGCTTGCCCATTAGATtggatattaaagaggctctgtcaccagattatgaaatccctatctcctattgtatgtgatcggtgctgcaatgtagataacagtaaagtttttgtttttttaaaaacgttcatttttggccaagttatgagctattttatatatatgcaaatgagctttgaaatggacaactgggcattttttttcgttatgtccaactgggcgtgtattgtgtttttaactgggcgtgttcacgtgtatgacgctgaccagtcagtgaccagtcagcgtcatgcactcctctccattcatttacacagcagcgatgtgcagccacatacacagacattaacgttaatcaagtgtcctgataatgaatacacatgacctccagcctggacgtcatgtgtattcagaatcctgacacttctgactcttttctttgagatttccagcaagggaaacgaaatctcgtttaccttgtaatctcgcgagattacgcatggcttgctggaatctcacagaaaagattcagaagtgtcaggattctgaatacacatcacgtccaggctggaggtcatgtatattcattatcaggacacttgattaacgttaatgtctgtgtgtgtgtggctgcacatcgttctagtaagaactatgctatgctgctgtgtaaatgaatggagaggagtgtatgacgctgactggttactgattggtcagcgtcatacacgtaaacacgcccagttggacataacgaaaaaaaacgcccagttgtccatttcaaagctcatttgcatatatataaaatagctcataacttggccaaaaatgaacgtttttcaaaaaaacaaaacgttactgttatctacattgcagcgccgatcacatgcaataggagatagggatttgataatctggtgacagagcctctttaactggaaaTGTTTGATGAAAATTATATCTATTAAAGCATTTCTGATGTTTGCTGCTAGATAAAGTGTATGAAAGAGCATGTAATGAAGGCTCATGCTGTAAAAGTTCATCATCCTACTTATGTAGTTCCAAATAACGTTTATCCAGAAAGTCTCCGAAGGCAGATGCAGAAGAGCGGTTTATACATTAGTGATATTGAATGGCCGAATGATAGCCGACTCCTCGTTTATAGTCGATTGGCGTTAGACATGTAACAATTTCTTGGTGAAAAGATGGAAACCGACTTCTGCGTAAAATCTTTTGTGGGTTGCACAAATTAACCTTTGATGCCATTTTATGGGGATACGTTTGCCAAGGAAAACACTTTTGAAACTCTCGGTGGGTATTTCAACTAACACCCGTTTcatgacattattttttttgatGCATGCTctttacatacactatatggacacctgaccatcataaATATGAGTTTGTcgaacatcccattctaaatcaatAGGCATTAATATAGGGTTGGGCCCCTTTTGCGGCTATagtagcctccactcttctggaaagactttccacaagattttggagtgtgtctgtggaaatttgtgcccattcagcaaaaagaacatttgtgagatcaggcactgatgttgaatGAGAAGATCTGGCTCACAATCTGCGTTCCAATTTATTCCAAAGATGTTTGGGGTGAGGTTTATGTCTGAGTTGTAGCTACTCTTCGATACTTTCAGTTCACAGTAATAGCACTTAGTTATAGCAGATCTAAAATTTCCTGAGCTAAATTGTCTCAAAGGTGGCATCCTTTGCCCATTCTACtatcaatgtttgtctatggagattgcatggctgtgtactTGATTTTATGTACATGCAACAAGTGTGGCTGAAAAATCCTAACTCAGTAATTAGGAGAGGTGTTTACATATttgtggccatatagtgtatcatCAGTTGTAGGAAACAAAGATTTCTGTATTGTATCAACCACTGTTCAGAACAAATGACGAAAAAATTCAATACGTCAGATCAAGTTCCAGACCGCTTTCGGGGGTTGGTTGTTGTTAAAAATATGTGTTTGCTGCACAGAAAGTTGACGATCGATGGACAACAGTTCTCTAAATCTGTGGTTTTGACCGATCAAAATCATTAGTGTATCGCCACCTTAATATCCCCATGCAAATAATCTGGCATCAAATGTTCCTGCATATATCTGATTATTAGATTTGTACTGCAATACAAAGTTAAAATACGGAATTACAGGCTAAAACTATAATCTGTCCTTTTTATTAACAATAGTTGCGTTACTCTAGTGACACATTTACTCACACAGTCACTCTGTTCACTATTCTTTCCTCAGATTCTGGACATTAATGTCAAAGCAACATTCCTGTTGGTGAAACTTGTGGTGCCCAAAATGCAGGAAAGAGGGTGAGAATTTGGGGAGTATGATGTGGGCTTTTCTTTGCTACATGGCAAACAAGTATTGGTTGTTCTACACGAATGAAATAAATTAGGAAACTACAAAATATGAGTACAATGTACAATATATTGTTTGAAGTTTGCTGTTTAAAAGATAAATTTAGATCCCAGCTGagacatagctatagggggtacagAGGTAGAAGTCaagcctggtgcctgaggggggccTCTCTGCCACAAAAGATGAATCCAGTAtattaaatggcacatggtaggttcaGGCAGGCCCGTTTATGAGATTTTGCATTGGCCCAGGAGCTTCAGGATACACCTCCGGATCCCAGTGAAGCTTTCAGGTGACGGGTTTGCTTGTGTGCACCCATAGTATTCAGCTAGAAgcattatgactttttttttttataatgcatcAATAAGTGTATGTGTGTCTCATCATTACTGCTTAACTGGCACTACAGCGGAGCTGTGTCTTTTCTGTTTCCACAGAGGTGGGAG
Proteins encoded in this window:
- the LOC142742717 gene encoding dehydrogenase/reductase SDR family member 4-like isoform X2, with amino-acid sequence MFRLSPQRLLSLSPRCGESYIMQSVRGIQTPRKHEGKVALVTASSDGIGLAIARRLAQDGARVLLSSRKQQNVDKAVQELKKEGLNVEGTVCHVGKNEDRVKLVNTAVQKFGGVDILVSNAAVNPFFGNILDSTDEVWEKILDINVKATFLLVKLVVPKMQERGGGSIVIVSSVGGFTPFPLWKDESVLDQLKIKLGISRVGEPEECAGAVSFLCSPDATFITGETLVVSGGGHSRL